From a region of the Dickeya poaceiphila genome:
- the mltC gene encoding membrane-bound lytic murein transglycosylase MltC produces MKKLLVLLLVAPLLISCSSKKGRENDEAFIKDTNAFDILMGQFANNIENIWGLNEVLIAGPKDYVKYSDQYMTRSHVNFDAGTITIETISSTNYQASLRQAIITTLLMGDNASNTDLYSDANDIQISREPLLYGQVLDNTGQPIRWEGRAGNFADYLLQNKLQRRTSGMRVIWSVTIQLVPNHLDQRAHKYLPMVRQASERYGIDASLILAIMQTESSFNPYAVSRSDALGLMQVVQHSAGRDVFKMKGKWGQPSRSYLFDPENNIDTGTAYLSMLKNVYLSGIQNPTSQRYAMITAYNGGAGSVLRVFSSDKDRAFGIINTMSPGEVYQTLTTRHPSAESRHYLYKVNTAQKNYRGYSR; encoded by the coding sequence ATGAAGAAACTGCTTGTTTTGCTGCTTGTCGCCCCATTGTTGATCTCCTGTTCCAGCAAAAAAGGACGTGAGAACGACGAGGCATTTATTAAAGATACCAACGCCTTCGATATTTTGATGGGGCAATTTGCCAACAACATCGAAAACATCTGGGGATTGAACGAGGTTCTGATCGCCGGTCCTAAAGACTACGTCAAATACTCTGATCAATATATGACGCGTAGTCACGTCAACTTTGATGCCGGTACCATCACTATCGAAACCATTTCTTCAACTAACTATCAGGCCAGCCTGCGTCAGGCGATCATCACCACCCTGCTGATGGGTGACAACGCCAGCAACACCGACCTCTATTCTGACGCCAACGATATTCAGATCAGCCGCGAACCACTGCTGTACGGCCAGGTACTGGACAATACCGGCCAGCCGATCCGCTGGGAAGGCCGTGCCGGCAACTTCGCTGATTATCTGCTGCAAAACAAGCTGCAACGCCGTACCTCCGGTATGCGCGTGATCTGGTCAGTGACCATTCAACTGGTGCCTAACCACCTGGATCAACGCGCGCACAAATATCTGCCGATGGTGCGTCAGGCTTCTGAGCGCTATGGCATCGATGCGTCGCTGATTCTGGCCATCATGCAAACCGAATCCAGTTTTAACCCGTATGCGGTCAGCCGTTCTGACGCGCTGGGACTGATGCAGGTGGTGCAGCACAGTGCTGGCCGCGACGTGTTCAAAATGAAAGGCAAATGGGGACAACCAAGCCGCAGCTACCTGTTTGACCCGGAGAACAACATCGATACCGGCACCGCCTATTTGTCGATGCTGAAAAACGTCTACCTGTCGGGAATTCAAAACCCGACATCACAACGCTATGCCATGATCACCGCTTATAACGGCGGCGCCGGCAGCGTGTTGCGGGTCTTCTCCAGCGATAAAGACAGGGCGTTCGGCATCATCAATACGATGTCGCCCGGCGAGGTCTACCAAACGCTGACCACGCGTCATCCATCTGCTGAATCGCGGCATTATCTGTACAAGGTCAACACCGCGCAGAAAAACTATCGCGGTTATAGCCGCTGA
- a CDS encoding tyrosine-type recombinase/integrase, whose amino-acid sequence MTEIGYENLLDDYFFSKSLRPATEWSYRKVTNSFIRFASDIPPCRVDRTAVLHWRRHLLTEKKVSARTWNNKVAHMRAIFNHGIKHRLLPHTENPFNNVITRPDMKRKKTLAAGQLDAIDRLMEQHLEHERQGMGAHFNECALYPAWFWKTVLDTLRYTGMRQNQLLHIRLSDVNLDAGIINLRPEGSKNHREHRVPIISVLRQGLSRLIEESIAREAQPDEQLFNVYRFIGRASNDMAPMSEIPLRSFFRRLSNECRFTVSPHRFRHTLATEMMKSPDRNLQIVKNLLGHSSLTTTLEYVESNIDSIRAAIECELRC is encoded by the coding sequence ATGACTGAAATTGGTTATGAGAATCTGCTGGACGATTATTTTTTTTCTAAATCGTTGCGTCCGGCTACGGAGTGGAGTTACCGCAAGGTCACAAATTCATTTATTCGGTTTGCATCTGATATTCCGCCTTGTCGTGTGGACAGAACGGCGGTATTACACTGGCGTCGACACTTACTGACAGAAAAGAAAGTATCGGCAAGAACATGGAACAACAAGGTAGCTCACATGCGTGCAATTTTTAATCACGGAATAAAACATCGTTTATTACCACATACCGAAAACCCGTTTAATAACGTGATTACACGGCCCGACATGAAGCGCAAGAAGACACTGGCTGCTGGACAACTGGATGCGATTGATCGCCTCATGGAGCAGCATCTGGAGCATGAGCGTCAGGGGATGGGAGCGCATTTTAATGAATGCGCACTGTATCCCGCCTGGTTCTGGAAAACGGTTCTCGATACTTTGCGTTATACGGGTATGCGGCAGAATCAGCTGCTGCACATTCGGCTGAGTGACGTGAACCTGGATGCGGGGATCATCAATTTGCGCCCTGAAGGGTCGAAAAATCATCGCGAACACCGGGTGCCGATAATTTCGGTGCTACGCCAGGGACTGAGCCGGCTGATAGAAGAATCGATAGCCCGCGAGGCGCAACCGGATGAGCAGTTGTTTAATGTTTATCGGTTTATTGGCAGAGCGAGCAATGACATGGCGCCGATGTCAGAGATACCACTGCGCTCGTTCTTCCGCCGACTGTCGAACGAATGCCGTTTTACGGTCAGCCCTCATCGTTTCCGCCATACGCTGGCCACCGAAATGATGAAAAGCCCGGACAGGAACCTGCAGATCGTGAAAAACCTGCTGGGGCACTCCAGTCTGACTACGACGTTAGAGTACGTGGAGTCGAATATTGACAGTATCCGGGCGGCAATCGAGTGTGAATTGCGCTGTTAG
- the mutY gene encoding A/G-specific adenine glycosylase, whose protein sequence is MMQAQQFAQQVLEWYERYGRKTLPWQLEKTPYKVWLSEVMLQQTQVTTVIPYFERFMARFPTVAELAAAPLDDVLHLWTGLGYYARARNLHKAAQTIVNRHGGEFPDRFDDIADLPGVGRSTAGAILSLSLGQHYPILDGNVKRVLARCYAIAGWPGKKEVEKQLWALSETVTPACGVEKFNQAMMDLGAMVCTRSRPKCELCPLSNGCIAYANHSWTEYPGKKPKQTLPERNAWFLLLQQQHTVWLEQRPAVGLWGGLYCFPQFSSLDDLTQWLDKRGIQRKGLRQGIAFRHTFSHFHLDIVPMWLNFTDNGSCMDEGAGLWYNLAHPPSVGLAAPVERLLRQLAQPQSVFADACAHDEE, encoded by the coding sequence ATGATGCAAGCGCAACAGTTCGCGCAACAGGTACTGGAGTGGTACGAGCGCTATGGCCGTAAAACCCTGCCCTGGCAACTCGAAAAAACTCCTTATAAAGTCTGGCTGTCAGAGGTGATGTTACAGCAGACTCAGGTGACTACCGTCATTCCCTATTTCGAACGGTTTATGGCGCGCTTTCCCACCGTGGCTGAACTGGCAGCGGCGCCATTAGATGATGTGCTGCATCTGTGGACCGGACTCGGCTATTATGCCCGCGCCCGCAATCTGCACAAGGCGGCACAAACCATCGTTAATCGCCACGGCGGCGAGTTTCCTGACCGTTTTGACGACATTGCCGATTTGCCCGGCGTGGGCCGCTCCACTGCGGGCGCGATTCTCTCGCTGTCGCTCGGCCAGCACTACCCGATTCTTGACGGCAATGTCAAACGGGTGCTGGCACGTTGCTATGCGATAGCCGGCTGGCCGGGGAAAAAAGAGGTCGAGAAACAGCTATGGGCACTCAGTGAAACCGTCACACCCGCGTGCGGCGTTGAAAAATTCAACCAGGCGATGATGGATCTGGGGGCAATGGTCTGTACCCGCAGTCGCCCGAAATGCGAACTTTGTCCGCTCAGTAACGGCTGTATCGCTTACGCCAACCACAGTTGGACCGAATACCCCGGCAAAAAACCCAAACAGACATTACCGGAAAGGAACGCCTGGTTCCTGTTGTTGCAACAGCAGCACACCGTCTGGCTGGAGCAACGTCCGGCGGTTGGCTTGTGGGGCGGTCTGTACTGTTTTCCACAGTTCTCCAGTCTGGATGACCTGACGCAATGGCTCGATAAGCGCGGCATCCAGCGTAAGGGCCTGCGTCAGGGCATTGCTTTTCGCCATACCTTTAGCCATTTCCACCTGGATATTGTGCCGATGTGGCTGAATTTCACCGACAACGGTTCCTGCATGGATGAAGGTGCCGGTCTCTGGTATAACTTAGCGCACCCGCCGTCCGTAGGGCTTGCCGCCCCAGTAGAACGGCTGCTACGCCAACTGGCTCAGCCGCAATCGGTCTTCGCGGACGCCTGCGCACATGATGAGGAATAA
- a CDS encoding TraI domain-containing protein, whose translation MLGWLRKQVSGLSPRGNIITPGVSVGETVSAEGWILPCSADELLASAGRPRLMQALWENCPLSASMFESLWLSPLRQVAELAQSLPLPIASGEYGRRGGLLDAVLSVSVCAVRLSKSHLLPPGAPPEEQAAQSSAWCTAIYYAALFSLAGELGSVSGETRNGKPWLPALIPPTDAYRFRLESDVSASHYWRLMIAGRLLPQPALIWLSQWPSVLQTLLSSLDEQAGGMVSVIVGNAWERCGLSGRNAATPPIAASMNTSISQNAENRSLEHPVSIAIESEIKKQNNNYNNKSGDNQVADNVAVSATQEPGVPMSISPDELVSALHSPESAEDSDQQQQDTASGDADIDTLSILDRQLFSAAEDKESISVNEPTGEHGENQYGRLFFEWIVEGINSDSISVNERDSFTHVVSQFLFLKTPECFFKYLSYLSSSGVDIDKSALQQSFEACSYHHTRGGKGIYTYRIYDNQERAGKYEKIAGYMIPITALSKCKNRLVNSSPYVSPNN comes from the coding sequence ATGCTTGGCTGGCTGAGAAAACAGGTGTCAGGGCTGTCACCGCGCGGAAATATTATAACTCCCGGTGTCTCAGTTGGGGAGACCGTATCAGCTGAAGGCTGGATCCTCCCTTGTTCGGCAGATGAGTTACTGGCTTCTGCAGGCCGGCCTCGGCTCATGCAAGCGCTCTGGGAGAACTGTCCACTATCAGCCAGCATGTTTGAGTCATTGTGGCTTTCTCCTCTGCGTCAGGTTGCCGAACTGGCTCAGTCATTGCCGCTACCAATAGCATCAGGTGAATATGGACGGCGTGGTGGACTACTTGATGCGGTGCTGTCTGTGTCGGTGTGTGCCGTCAGATTGTCAAAGTCTCACCTATTGCCTCCGGGTGCGCCGCCGGAAGAGCAGGCGGCGCAGAGTTCTGCATGGTGTACGGCTATCTACTATGCAGCACTGTTCAGTCTGGCTGGTGAGCTGGGTTCTGTCAGCGGCGAAACACGTAATGGCAAGCCCTGGTTACCTGCGTTAATCCCCCCGACTGATGCGTATCGGTTTCGTCTGGAATCTGATGTATCAGCTTCGCATTACTGGCGTCTGATGATCGCTGGTCGGCTACTTCCGCAGCCTGCACTCATCTGGCTGTCTCAATGGCCATCTGTATTACAAACGTTACTGTCGAGTCTTGATGAGCAGGCCGGTGGGATGGTTTCGGTCATTGTTGGTAACGCGTGGGAAAGGTGTGGTCTTTCTGGGAGGAACGCTGCAACACCGCCAATTGCAGCGTCAATGAATACTAGTATATCTCAGAATGCTGAGAACCGTTCTCTTGAACATCCAGTATCAATAGCGATAGAAAGCGAAATAAAAAAACAAAATAATAATTACAATAATAAGTCTGGTGATAATCAGGTTGCTGACAACGTGGCAGTGTCGGCTACTCAGGAACCAGGCGTTCCGATGAGTATCAGTCCTGATGAACTGGTTTCTGCATTGCACTCTCCAGAAAGCGCTGAAGATAGCGATCAACAACAGCAGGATACTGCGTCGGGTGATGCGGATATCGACACACTGTCGATACTTGATCGTCAGCTTTTTTCGGCAGCGGAAGATAAGGAATCCATTTCCGTCAATGAGCCAACTGGTGAGCATGGTGAGAATCAGTATGGTCGTTTATTTTTTGAGTGGATTGTCGAAGGGATTAATTCAGATTCTATTTCTGTCAATGAGCGGGATAGCTTTACTCATGTCGTCAGTCAGTTTTTATTTTTGAAAACACCGGAGTGTTTTTTTAAGTATTTATCATATTTATCATCATCAGGTGTCGACATTGATAAATCTGCGCTGCAGCAATCGTTTGAAGCCTGCAGCTACCACCATACACGCGGAGGGAAAGGGATTTATACGTATCGTATTTATGATAATCAGGAAAGAGCAGGGAAGTATGAAAAAATAGCAGGTTATATGATACCCATTACTGCATTGTCTAAATGCAAAAACAGGCTGGTAAATAGCAGCCCATATGTTTCACCTAATAATTAA
- a CDS encoding oxidative damage protection protein, producing MSRTIFCTFLQRDAEGLDFQLYPGELGKRIYNEISKEAWAEWQAKQTMLINEKKLNMMNVEHRKLLEQEMVQFLFEGKDVHIDGYTPPQH from the coding sequence ATGAGCAGAACCATTTTCTGTACTTTTTTACAACGTGATGCCGAAGGACTCGATTTCCAGCTCTATCCCGGCGAGCTGGGCAAACGTATCTATAACGAAATTTCGAAAGAAGCCTGGGCCGAATGGCAGGCCAAGCAAACCATGCTTATCAACGAGAAAAAACTCAACATGATGAATGTAGAGCATCGCAAACTGCTGGAACAGGAGATGGTGCAGTTCCTGTTTGAAGGCAAAGACGTGCATATCGACGGTTACACCCCGCCGCAACACTGA
- a CDS encoding ornithine decarboxylase: protein MKQLKIAANAAVASRLITLRPVVALNQTDFTDIAAVVVSVEEARSGILSVMHHSGFGIPAFVVREPWHNGQEVLPPGSEWLSLDKAGEHALQLEKVAAEYQARLLPPFFDTLSKYVGMRNTTFACPGHQGGAFFRKHPAGRQFFEFYGENMFRSDICNADVKLGDLLIHEGAAKKAQKFAATVFNADKTYFVLNGTSAANKVVTNALLTRGDLVLFDRNNHKSNHHGALIQAGATPVYLETARNPFGFIGGVDARCFDEAYLRELIREVAPERADEVRPFRLAVIQLGTYDGTIYNARQVVDSIGQLCDYILFDSAWVGYEQFIPMMKQCSPLLLDLNENDPGIFVTQSVHKQQAGFSQTSQIHKKDNHIRGQKRFCPHKRLNNAFMLHASTSPFYPLFAALDVNAKMHEGPSGRRLWMECVRLGIEARKQLLERCTLIKPFVPPMVGGKRWQDHDTEVMAHDVRFFNFEPGDNWHSFEGYAQEQYFVDPCKLLLTTPGIDAVTGAYTEFGIPATILANYLREHGIIPEKCDLNSILFLLTPAEDSVKMEQLVAALVQFEQLIKQDAPLSEVLPSLYHKYEQRYTGYTLRRLCQEMHDFYVSHDVKRLQKEMFRKASFPQAVVLPQDAHTAYIRGEVDLVPLAQAQGRIAAEGALPYPPGVLCVVPGEVWGGAVLHYFQALEAGINLMPGFAPELQGVYSVAQEDGSKCLCANVIAC from the coding sequence ATGAAACAGTTAAAAATTGCGGCTAATGCGGCGGTTGCCTCCCGTCTAATCACCTTGCGTCCGGTTGTGGCGCTCAATCAGACCGATTTTACCGACATCGCAGCTGTGGTGGTATCGGTTGAGGAGGCGCGCAGCGGCATCCTGTCGGTGATGCATCATTCCGGCTTCGGTATTCCGGCATTCGTGGTGCGCGAGCCGTGGCATAACGGTCAGGAAGTGCTGCCGCCGGGTAGTGAGTGGTTGAGCCTGGATAAGGCCGGAGAACATGCGCTTCAACTGGAAAAAGTGGCGGCGGAGTATCAGGCTCGTTTGTTGCCGCCGTTTTTCGACACGCTGTCTAAGTATGTCGGTATGCGCAATACCACGTTTGCCTGCCCAGGACATCAGGGCGGGGCATTTTTCCGCAAACATCCGGCAGGCCGCCAGTTTTTCGAATTTTATGGCGAAAATATGTTCCGGTCCGACATCTGCAACGCAGATGTAAAGCTGGGTGATTTGTTGATCCATGAAGGTGCCGCCAAAAAGGCGCAGAAATTTGCTGCGACCGTGTTCAATGCCGATAAAACCTACTTTGTGTTGAACGGTACGTCGGCGGCGAACAAAGTGGTGACCAATGCGTTGCTGACGCGCGGCGATCTGGTGTTGTTTGATCGCAACAACCACAAATCTAATCACCATGGCGCGCTGATTCAGGCTGGCGCGACGCCGGTTTATCTGGAAACCGCCCGTAACCCGTTCGGTTTTATCGGTGGGGTGGATGCGCGCTGTTTTGATGAAGCCTATCTGCGTGAGCTGATACGTGAAGTCGCCCCGGAACGTGCTGATGAGGTCAGGCCGTTCCGTCTGGCGGTGATTCAACTGGGGACTTATGACGGCACTATCTACAACGCCCGGCAGGTGGTTGATAGCATCGGCCAGTTGTGCGACTACATTTTGTTTGATTCTGCCTGGGTGGGATATGAGCAGTTCATCCCGATGATGAAGCAGTGCTCGCCGTTGTTGCTGGACTTAAACGAGAACGACCCAGGGATTTTTGTCACTCAGTCGGTGCATAAGCAGCAAGCTGGTTTCTCGCAAACCTCGCAAATTCATAAGAAAGATAACCATATTCGTGGGCAAAAGCGCTTCTGCCCACACAAACGCCTTAACAACGCATTCATGTTGCACGCGTCCACCAGCCCGTTTTACCCGTTGTTTGCGGCGCTGGACGTCAACGCCAAAATGCACGAAGGGCCGAGCGGTCGCCGGCTGTGGATGGAGTGCGTCAGGCTGGGGATTGAAGCGCGCAAGCAACTGCTGGAGCGCTGTACGCTGATCAAGCCGTTTGTGCCGCCGATGGTGGGGGGAAAACGCTGGCAGGATCACGACACCGAGGTGATGGCCCACGATGTGCGCTTTTTCAACTTCGAACCAGGCGATAACTGGCATTCCTTCGAAGGCTACGCGCAGGAGCAGTATTTTGTCGATCCATGCAAACTGTTGCTGACTACACCGGGAATTGATGCGGTAACCGGCGCTTATACCGAATTCGGTATTCCGGCGACCATTCTGGCCAACTACCTGCGCGAACATGGCATCATTCCGGAGAAATGCGATCTGAACTCAATTTTGTTCCTGCTAACGCCAGCGGAAGATAGCGTGAAGATGGAGCAACTGGTAGCGGCGCTGGTTCAGTTTGAACAACTGATTAAGCAGGATGCGCCGTTAAGCGAAGTGTTACCGAGCCTGTATCACAAGTATGAACAGCGCTATACCGGCTATACGTTGCGGCGTTTGTGTCAGGAAATGCATGATTTTTACGTCAGCCACGACGTGAAGCGGCTGCAAAAAGAGATGTTCCGCAAAGCGTCTTTCCCGCAGGCAGTGGTGCTGCCGCAGGATGCGCATACCGCGTATATCCGTGGCGAGGTGGATCTGGTGCCGTTGGCGCAAGCGCAGGGGAGAATCGCTGCTGAAGGCGCATTGCCTTACCCGCCGGGCGTGCTGTGCGTGGTGCCGGGCGAAGTGTGGGGGGGAGCGGTGCTGCATTATTTCCAGGCGTTGGAAGCCGGTATCAACCTGATGCCGGGCTTTGCGCCGGAACTGCAAGGTGTCTACAGTGTAGCGCAGGAAGACGGCAGCAAATGCCTGTGCGCAAATGTGATTGCTTGCTAA
- the ansP gene encoding L-asparagine permease, with protein MNQHKNETEHHAKRRWLDSHEAGYHKSMGNRQVQMIAIGGSIGTGLFLGAGARLQMAGPALALVYLVCGIFSFFILRALGELIVHRPSSGSFVSYAREFLGEKASYVAGWMYFLNWAMTGIVDITAVALYMHYWGTFADVPQWMFALGALAIVTTMNMIGVKWFAEMEFWFALIKVAAISLFLIVGTIFLGTGKTLDGNIPGLHLITDNGGLFPHGLLPALVLIQGVIFAFAGVELIGTAAGECKDPEKTLPKAVNSVIWRIGLFYVGSVILLVCLLPWNAYQAGQSPFVTFFSKLGVPYIGTIMNIVVLSAALSSLNSGLYSTGRILRSLSQGGSAPKFLGNMNAQSVPYAGILVTVCIHVIGVFLNYIVPSQVFEIVLNVASLGIISSWAFIIICQMKLRQAIRQGKASPVAFRMPLAPFSSWLTLAFLLSVLVLMALDYPNGTWTIATIPVLTVLLIAGWYGLSKQKEDVNRLKAEHEKTAA; from the coding sequence ATGAACCAACATAAAAACGAGACCGAACACCACGCCAAACGACGCTGGCTCGATTCACACGAAGCGGGTTACCACAAAAGCATGGGTAACCGCCAGGTACAGATGATCGCCATCGGCGGTTCGATTGGCACTGGCTTATTTCTGGGTGCCGGCGCACGCCTGCAAATGGCCGGCCCGGCGTTAGCGCTGGTTTATCTGGTGTGCGGCATCTTCTCTTTCTTCATTCTGCGGGCGCTGGGCGAATTGATCGTACACCGTCCCTCCAGCGGTAGCTTCGTCTCCTATGCCCGCGAGTTTTTAGGCGAAAAAGCCTCTTATGTCGCGGGCTGGATGTACTTCCTCAACTGGGCGATGACCGGCATCGTCGATATCACCGCCGTCGCACTCTACATGCATTACTGGGGTACCTTTGCCGATGTTCCTCAATGGATGTTTGCACTGGGTGCGCTGGCTATCGTCACCACTATGAACATGATTGGTGTGAAGTGGTTCGCCGAGATGGAGTTCTGGTTCGCATTGATCAAAGTGGCGGCCATTTCCCTGTTCCTGATAGTCGGCACGATTTTTCTCGGCACGGGCAAAACGCTGGATGGCAACATACCAGGGTTACACCTGATTACCGATAACGGCGGGTTGTTTCCACACGGTCTGTTGCCGGCGTTAGTACTAATACAAGGGGTTATCTTCGCATTTGCCGGGGTAGAGCTTATCGGCACCGCCGCTGGCGAATGCAAAGACCCGGAAAAGACGCTGCCCAAAGCGGTCAACAGCGTTATCTGGCGTATCGGTCTGTTTTACGTCGGTTCCGTCATCCTGCTGGTTTGTCTGCTGCCGTGGAATGCGTATCAGGCCGGGCAAAGCCCGTTCGTCACCTTCTTCAGCAAGCTGGGCGTGCCCTACATCGGCACTATCATGAATATTGTGGTGCTGTCGGCGGCGCTCTCCAGCCTTAACTCCGGGCTGTACTCCACTGGCCGCATCCTGCGCTCCCTGTCTCAGGGGGGATCAGCGCCCAAATTTCTTGGCAACATGAACGCCCAATCGGTGCCTTATGCCGGGATTTTGGTCACCGTCTGCATTCATGTGATCGGCGTATTCCTGAACTATATCGTTCCATCACAGGTGTTTGAAATCGTACTGAATGTGGCCTCGCTCGGCATTATCAGCTCCTGGGCCTTTATCATCATCTGTCAGATGAAACTACGTCAGGCTATTCGTCAGGGCAAAGCCAGCCCAGTCGCCTTCCGTATGCCGCTGGCGCCGTTTTCTTCCTGGTTGACATTGGCGTTTCTGCTAAGCGTATTGGTATTGATGGCGCTGGATTACCCGAACGGCACCTGGACTATTGCCACCATCCCGGTGCTGACTGTCCTGCTGATTGCGGGCTGGTATGGGTTGAGTAAACAGAAAGAAGACGTTAACCGGCTAAAAGCAGAGCATGAGAAAACTGCGGCCTGA